A region of Candidatus Neomarinimicrobiota bacterium DNA encodes the following proteins:
- a CDS encoding fumarate hydratase, whose protein sequence is MRKVDSEIIKNTVKNLILEANYNIDYDIIKRIKELSTQEESPIGQEILGILLKNYQLAKEEKMPICQDTGVVIIFLEIGQEVIIQGENLYNTINKAIRQAYTENYLRASMVYDPVFDRKNTKDNTPGIIYTDIVPGDKIKISVLIKGGGAENMSEVRMLTPTDGIEEIKKFVLERVENSGANPCPPVVVGIGIGGSFEQCAILAKKSLLRPIYDKNPDKRYAQLEEQLLKEINKLGIGPQGLGGRITALAVKIEVRPCHIASLPVAVNINCHAHRHKTAII, encoded by the coding sequence TTGCGAAAAGTAGATTCTGAGATTATAAAAAATACTGTTAAGAACCTTATACTTGAAGCAAACTATAACATAGATTACGATATAATAAAAAGAATTAAAGAGCTTTCAACCCAGGAAGAATCACCTATAGGTCAGGAAATTCTCGGAATACTATTAAAAAACTACCAGCTGGCAAAAGAGGAAAAAATGCCCATTTGTCAGGATACAGGTGTCGTAATCATTTTTCTCGAAATAGGACAGGAGGTTATAATACAGGGGGAGAATTTATACAACACAATAAACAAAGCCATAAGACAGGCGTATACCGAAAATTACTTACGTGCTTCAATGGTCTACGATCCTGTTTTTGATAGAAAGAATACTAAAGACAATACACCCGGTATAATCTATACCGATATTGTACCAGGTGATAAAATAAAAATATCTGTACTAATAAAAGGTGGCGGTGCTGAAAATATGAGTGAAGTCAGAATGCTAACCCCGACAGATGGAATAGAAGAAATAAAAAAATTCGTTCTCGAAAGAGTAGAAAACTCAGGTGCTAACCCGTGCCCACCAGTAGTTGTAGGCATAGGCATCGGCGGTTCTTTTGAACAATGTGCAATACTTGCTAAAAAATCGCTCTTAAGACCAATTTATGATAAAAATCCAGATAAAAGATATGCACAATTAGAAGAGCAGCTCTTAAAAGAAATAAATAAACTTGGTATAGGACCTCAGGGACTCGGAGGTAGAATCACTGCACTAGCAGTAAAAATTGAAGTCAGACCTTGCCACATCGCTTCACTACCGGTTGCAGTGAATATAAACTGTCACGCTCACAGACATAAAACAGCAATTATATAA
- a CDS encoding Fe-S-containing hydro-lyase, protein MSKTHYINTPLNDDTIAKLKVGDRVLISGTVYTARDAAHKLMVESLKQGKPLPFDIAGQILYYTGPAPAPPGKPIGSAGPTTSYRMDAYTPILLNAGLKGMIGKGDRSKKVRDAIKKNKAIYFITIGGAAVYIAKSIKESKVIAYPELGAEAVYLLEVKEFPAIVGIDMYGGDIYEIGPLKYRMP, encoded by the coding sequence ATGAGCAAAACCCATTATATTAATACGCCACTTAACGATGACACAATAGCAAAACTTAAAGTAGGTGATAGAGTTCTAATATCAGGAACTGTTTATACTGCAAGAGATGCTGCACATAAATTAATGGTAGAATCACTAAAACAAGGGAAACCTCTCCCATTTGATATTGCGGGGCAAATACTATATTATACCGGTCCAGCTCCAGCACCTCCCGGAAAACCAATTGGTTCAGCCGGTCCCACTACAAGTTATAGGATGGATGCATACACACCAATACTCTTAAATGCAGGTTTAAAAGGTATGATTGGAAAGGGAGACAGATCAAAAAAAGTAAGGGACGCGATTAAAAAAAACAAAGCCATTTATTTCATAACAATTGGTGGAGCAGCTGTATATATTGCAAAGTCCATAAAGGAAAGTAAAGTTATTGCCTATCCAGAACTCGGGGCCGAAGCAGTCTATTTATTAGAGGTAAAAGAATTCCCTGCTATAGTCGGAATTGATATGTATGGTGGTGATATTTACGAAATAGGACCTTTAAAATATAGAATGCCATAA
- the hisI gene encoding phosphoribosyl-AMP cyclohydrolase: MEKLKDINELKYDEKGLVPAVIQDHKSNEVLMVGYMNKESLSITLKEGRTCFWSRSRQTLWRKGETSGNIQYVKEIYADCDKDALLIKVEQIGPACHTGNRSCFFNEILSKGEK, translated from the coding sequence ATGGAAAAGTTGAAAGATATTAATGAATTAAAGTATGATGAAAAGGGATTGGTACCAGCTGTAATCCAGGATCATAAGTCAAACGAAGTACTTATGGTTGGCTATATGAATAAAGAAAGTCTTAGTATAACTTTAAAGGAGGGCAGGACATGCTTCTGGTCCAGGTCAAGACAGACATTATGGCGTAAGGGAGAAACAAGCGGGAATATTCAATATGTAAAGGAAATCTACGCAGATTGTGATAAGGACGCACTTCTTATAAAAGTTGAACAGATAGGACCAGCATGTCATACTGGGAATAGAAGCTGTTTTTTTAATGAAATCCTTAGCAAAGGTGAAAAGTAG
- the hisF gene encoding imidazole glycerol phosphate synthase subunit HisF encodes MLTKRIIPCLDVKDGKVVKGIHFENLRYAGDPVELGKRYNDEGADELVFLDITASAEKRRIIADLAERVAREIFIPFTIGGGIKTVEDMRMILSRGADKVSINTAAIKNPDLIRAGAEIFGSQCIVLAIDAKRVGDDKWVVYIYGGKEATDIDAIEWAAKGVELGAGEILLTSMDADGTKEGFDNELNRKVSESVSVPVIASGGGGKLRHFYDAIKLGKADAVLAASVFHYDQIKISELKRYLSERGIPVRY; translated from the coding sequence ATGCTTACAAAGAGAATTATTCCCTGTCTGGATGTGAAAGATGGAAAGGTCGTGAAGGGGATACACTTTGAGAATCTCAGATATGCAGGTGATCCGGTAGAATTGGGAAAGAGATACAATGATGAAGGGGCTGATGAGTTGGTGTTTCTTGATATAACAGCATCGGCAGAAAAAAGAAGGATAATAGCAGATCTTGCGGAACGTGTGGCGAGAGAAATTTTTATTCCATTTACAATAGGCGGTGGCATAAAAACAGTGGAAGATATGCGAATGATTTTATCCAGAGGTGCAGATAAAGTAAGTATCAACACAGCAGCTATTAAGAATCCTGATCTAATAAGGGCAGGTGCCGAGATTTTTGGATCTCAATGTATAGTACTTGCCATTGATGCAAAAAGAGTTGGTGACGATAAATGGGTTGTCTACATTTATGGTGGTAAAGAGGCGACTGATATAGATGCTATTGAATGGGCAGCGAAAGGTGTGGAGCTTGGAGCAGGTGAGATACTATTGACAAGTATGGATGCTGATGGTACAAAGGAGGGATTTGATAATGAGTTAAATAGAAAAGTAAGTGAATCTGTATCTGTGCCTGTAATAGCCTCCGGAGGTGGGGGTAAACTTAGGCATTTTTATGATGCGATAAAGCTTGGAAAAGCAGATGCAGTACTTGCTGCATCGGTTTTTCATTATGATCAGATAAAAATAAGTGAATTAAAGAGATATCTAAGCGAAAGAGGAATTCCAGTGAGGTATTGA
- the hisA gene encoding 1-(5-phosphoribosyl)-5-[(5-phosphoribosylamino)methylideneamino]imidazole-4-carboxamide isomerase: MKLIPAIDLSEGKCVRLTKGNIKEKKVYCDDPVKLVKRFSSQGLDMIHIVDLDSAIEIGGNKKVVEKIVKEKVIDIQLGGGIRSLRDIDRWLSMGIKRVVIGTMAVMYPHLLEDAIKTFGSDRIVVAVDVLGDFVALRGWKEVSDIKAIEFAGKMEEIGVKRFLFTDIKKDGTLIGISLDSIKSFASSLRSAKVIASGGVSGYDDLVRLKKLEGKNVDSVIVGKALYEGSIEIDKAIAILED; encoded by the coding sequence ATGAAATTGATACCTGCAATTGATCTAAGCGAAGGAAAGTGTGTTAGATTAACAAAGGGTAATATTAAAGAAAAAAAAGTGTATTGTGATGATCCTGTTAAACTGGTAAAAAGGTTTTCCAGTCAGGGTTTGGATATGATTCATATCGTCGATCTTGATTCAGCGATTGAAATAGGGGGAAATAAAAAAGTAGTAGAAAAGATTGTTAAAGAGAAGGTGATTGATATTCAGCTTGGAGGTGGTATAAGGTCACTGAGGGATATTGATAGGTGGCTTTCAATGGGTATAAAGAGAGTAGTGATTGGAACCATGGCAGTGATGTATCCTCATCTTCTGGAAGATGCAATTAAAACATTTGGTTCTGACAGGATTGTGGTTGCTGTGGATGTATTGGGTGATTTTGTTGCGTTACGCGGATGGAAAGAGGTATCTGACATAAAGGCAATTGAATTTGCAGGTAAAATGGAAGAAATTGGGGTTAAGAGATTTTTATTCACTGATATAAAAAAAGATGGAACGCTTATAGGAATCTCCCTTGATTCGATCAAAAGCTTTGCTTCTTCATTACGATCTGCTAAGGTAATAGCTTCTGGTGGAGTTTCTGGTTATGATGATCTTGTTAGATTGAAAAAGCTCGAAGGTAAGAATGTAGATAGTGTAATTGTAGGTAAAGCATTATATGAAGGCAGCATAGAAATAGATAAAGCAATTGCTATTTTAGAGGACTAA
- the hisH gene encoding imidazole glycerol phosphate synthase subunit HisH — MAQNIVIIDYGVGNLASLKNAFDYLGYDIVVTSNILEVKKADKLILPGVGAFKPAIEKLRHGKFNEVIVEKVDKNIPLLGICLGMQLLFTKSYENGVWKGLDLIDGEVLKIEGVEKVPHMGWNSVEIIADNELFRGIRSGEYFYFVHSYYCRPAYSRNVIAVTEYGRKFCVATAQDYVYGVQFHPEKSHKVGLKLLENFAKL; from the coding sequence TTGGCACAGAATATTGTAATTATTGATTATGGTGTTGGTAATCTCGCAAGTCTGAAGAATGCTTTTGATTACCTTGGTTATGACATTGTTGTAACATCAAACATTTTAGAGGTAAAAAAGGCTGATAAGCTAATCCTTCCCGGTGTTGGTGCTTTTAAACCAGCGATAGAAAAGTTGAGACATGGGAAATTTAATGAGGTAATTGTTGAAAAAGTAGATAAGAATATTCCACTTCTCGGAATATGTCTTGGAATGCAATTATTATTCACCAAAAGTTATGAAAATGGGGTATGGAAGGGTCTTGATTTAATTGATGGTGAGGTACTAAAAATTGAGGGAGTTGAAAAGGTACCTCATATGGGCTGGAATAGTGTCGAAATAATAGCGGATAATGAGTTATTTAGAGGTATTAGAAGTGGGGAATATTTTTATTTTGTTCATTCGTATTATTGTAGACCTGCATACTCCAGAAATGTTATTGCTGTAACCGAATATGGTAGGAAGTTCTGTGTGGCAACAGCACAGGATTATGTTTATGGGGTACAATTCCATCCTGAAAAAAGTCATAAAGTGGGGTTGAAATTGCTTGAAAATTTTGCAAAGCTTTGA
- the hisB gene encoding imidazoleglycerol-phosphate dehydratase HisB, whose amino-acid sequence MRSKKIVRKTKETQIELELNLDGCGKISVNTPLGFFNHLLELFAFHGGFNLNVKAEGDTFVDDHHLVEDVGIALGQALNSILGDRSGISRYGFFVMPMDEVLARVAIDIGGRSYLNYNVEITREKIGELSTECIKEFFMGFVRESKIALHIDILKTGNSHHIAEAVFKCFGRVLKMAVLPIDGNIPSTKGIIGE is encoded by the coding sequence ATGAGATCAAAAAAAATTGTAAGAAAAACAAAAGAAACTCAAATCGAGCTTGAATTGAATTTGGATGGTTGTGGAAAAATATCAGTAAATACTCCATTAGGGTTTTTTAATCATCTTCTTGAATTGTTTGCCTTTCATGGTGGCTTTAATTTAAATGTCAAAGCAGAAGGGGATACTTTTGTAGATGATCATCATTTAGTTGAGGACGTAGGGATAGCCCTGGGACAGGCTCTAAATAGTATACTGGGCGATAGATCAGGAATATCGAGATATGGCTTTTTTGTAATGCCTATGGATGAGGTCCTTGCACGGGTTGCAATCGATATCGGGGGCAGAAGCTACCTTAATTATAATGTTGAAATTACGAGGGAAAAGATTGGAGAGCTTTCTACTGAGTGTATAAAGGAATTTTTTATGGGATTTGTTAGAGAGTCGAAAATTGCACTACACATAGACATTTTAAAAACTGGTAATTCACATCACATTGCAGAGGCTGTTTTTAAGTGTTTTGGTAGAGTATTAAAAATGGCGGTGTTACCCATTGATGGAAACATTCCTTCAACAAAAGGAATAATAGGGGAATAG
- a CDS encoding HAD-IA family hydrolase: MGGINKPMMVKDKVNLLVFDVDGVLVDTSTSYTEAIRRAVYNYGNMYGMERWEMPTVKDVTSFRMLPGFNNDWDLAEALLAYKILEHLCVYDSLDNFLKDVKENGIGLYSVYKIIENLDPGLKNKLKELFNNNLIRKLTMEYYGGINYCKRLYGFENQYVFEKGMLENEYLLVDREMLKRLKLKKAIVTGRNIKELEIFLERNGLEDVFDFIFYHGREGIVKPDGRILEIIKNKLNASGIVYFGDSYDDYLVVKNYKEISGDDNVIFIQIINNSADAFDSDVIATRDMNEVLKVFERK; encoded by the coding sequence ATGGGTGGAATAAATAAGCCTATGATGGTGAAGGATAAAGTAAATTTACTTGTTTTTGATGTAGATGGGGTACTTGTAGACACATCCACTTCATACACCGAGGCTATAAGGAGGGCTGTGTATAATTATGGCAATATGTATGGTATGGAACGTTGGGAAATGCCCACTGTAAAAGATGTTACCTCTTTTCGTATGCTACCTGGATTTAATAATGACTGGGACTTGGCTGAAGCTTTATTGGCATACAAAATTCTAGAACATTTGTGTGTATATGATAGTCTGGATAATTTTTTAAAAGATGTAAAGGAAAATGGTATTGGATTGTATTCTGTTTATAAAATCATTGAGAATTTAGATCCGGGGTTAAAGAATAAATTAAAAGAGTTATTTAATAATAACCTTATAAGAAAGTTAACAATGGAATATTACGGTGGGATAAATTATTGTAAAAGATTGTATGGTTTTGAAAATCAGTATGTTTTTGAAAAAGGAATGCTTGAAAATGAATATCTACTCGTTGATAGGGAAATGTTAAAGAGACTAAAACTTAAGAAAGCTATTGTAACGGGTAGAAATATAAAGGAATTGGAAATTTTTCTTGAAAGAAATGGATTGGAGGATGTTTTTGATTTTATTTTTTATCATGGCAGAGAAGGAATAGTAAAACCTGATGGTAGAATACTGGAAATTATCAAAAATAAATTGAATGCTAGTGGTATAGTCTATTTTGGAGATTCCTACGATGACTATTTGGTCGTTAAAAATTATAAAGAAATTTCAGGTGATGATAATGTGATATTTATTCAGATAATTAATAATAGCGCCGATGCTTTTGATAGCGACGTAATTGCCACTAGAGATATGAATGAAGTCCTAAAAGTTTTTGAAAGGAAATAA
- the hisC gene encoding histidinol-phosphate transaminase yields the protein MNRVEKFVKKVIRERLPYSLPSIKYIVKLNQNENPYDLPDSIKDQILEKVRSISWNRYPDLTYSALREKIGRWLKVDKDRIILGNGSNEVLFFIMFCMISKGDMVLTVAPTFSMIDNFLRILEAENVVVYLKRDDFSFPVEILVKKAKSNYKLIVLCSPNNPTGTKIEKAELKEIIENAQGYVIVDEAYIDFTDQDLKEYVYKYDNLILVRTFSKAFSFAGGRFGYGILPVDLAIEVRKAMFPYNLSSITEAIVSSFINNEKFIKESVKKIVEQREILFNGLRKFDNIKAYKSDANFILIKTYFDYRILYKGLIEKGILVRDVSYYPLLENHLRITVGKPEENELLLNAMDEILSRV from the coding sequence ATGAATAGGGTAGAAAAATTTGTAAAAAAAGTAATAAGGGAGAGGTTGCCTTACTCGCTGCCTTCGATTAAATATATAGTTAAGCTGAACCAGAATGAAAATCCCTATGATTTACCAGATAGTATTAAGGATCAAATTCTGGAAAAGGTGAGGAGTATCAGCTGGAACAGATATCCTGATCTTACTTATAGTGCATTGAGAGAAAAAATTGGCAGGTGGCTAAAAGTAGATAAAGATAGGATAATTCTGGGGAATGGTTCCAATGAGGTGCTTTTTTTTATAATGTTTTGTATGATATCAAAGGGTGATATGGTTTTAACTGTTGCACCTACATTTTCTATGATAGACAACTTTCTGAGAATACTTGAAGCTGAAAATGTTGTTGTTTATTTAAAACGCGATGATTTTTCTTTCCCTGTTGAGATACTTGTAAAAAAGGCAAAAAGTAATTACAAGCTGATTGTTTTATGTTCACCGAACAATCCAACAGGTACGAAAATCGAAAAAGCTGAACTGAAAGAAATAATTGAAAATGCACAAGGCTATGTGATAGTAGATGAAGCATACATTGACTTTACCGATCAAGATTTAAAAGAGTATGTATATAAATATGATAATCTTATACTGGTCAGGACATTTTCGAAAGCATTTTCCTTTGCAGGTGGGAGATTTGGATATGGTATATTGCCAGTTGATCTTGCGATAGAAGTTAGGAAAGCAATGTTTCCCTATAATCTTAGTTCTATAACGGAAGCAATAGTTTCATCGTTTATTAACAATGAGAAGTTTATTAAAGAAAGTGTTAAAAAGATTGTGGAACAGAGAGAAATTTTGTTTAATGGATTAAGAAAATTTGATAATATTAAAGCGTATAAATCAGATGCGAATTTTATATTGATTAAAACCTATTTCGATTATAGAATTTTGTATAAAGGTCTGATAGAAAAAGGTATATTGGTTCGTGATGTATCATATTATCCTCTTCTAGAGAATCATTTGAGAATAACAGTGGGAAAGCCAGAGGAAAATGAGCTTTTATTAAATGCTATGGATGAAATATTGAGCAGAGTATGA
- the hisD gene encoding histidinol dehydrogenase encodes MPIKIFENIKDFIDNYYFDRLKQIEVSGSVSEIINDVRMNGDKALLRYTMKFDGIKRKSVKADKDDFDEENKVSKEELDLFHQAYENIKHFHHQELKNISSWELKSSGILMGQRLVPVERAGLYVPGGTASYPSSVLMNVVPAMVAGVKEIVVVSPPDTRTGRLNKYVAAILDMLEIKEVYVVGGAHAIAALAFGTESIRPVDKITGPGNVYVAEAKRQVFGYVGIDSIAGPSEVVVMADDSANPEYIAIDMLSQAEHDPLSKAICVTIDNENAERICKSIDKFLQEIERKEIASRSITENGAIVKVKSLEEAIEIVNAIAPEHLELHLKDADSILHRIKNAGAVFIGDETPEPIGDYWAGTNHVLPTGRSARFSSGLSVRDYLKWINYLHCDRSRLAADGEKIIKLAELEGLTAHAKAIKVRLMK; translated from the coding sequence ATGCCTATAAAAATTTTTGAGAATATAAAAGACTTTATTGATAATTATTATTTTGACCGTTTAAAACAAATTGAAGTTTCCGGTAGTGTAAGCGAAATTATAAACGATGTTAGGATGAATGGTGATAAAGCACTTTTGAGATACACTATGAAATTTGATGGTATCAAGAGGAAAAGTGTGAAAGCTGATAAGGATGACTTTGACGAGGAGAATAAAGTTTCCAAAGAGGAACTCGATCTGTTTCACCAGGCATATGAAAATATAAAACATTTTCATCACCAGGAGTTGAAAAATATATCCAGCTGGGAGTTAAAAAGTTCCGGTATTTTGATGGGACAACGATTGGTGCCGGTTGAAAGGGCAGGGTTATATGTACCGGGTGGGACAGCAAGCTATCCGTCTTCTGTTTTAATGAATGTAGTCCCGGCTATGGTAGCGGGTGTTAAAGAAATAGTAGTAGTATCACCGCCTGATACCAGAACAGGCAGGTTAAATAAATATGTGGCAGCTATTCTTGATATGCTGGAGATTAAAGAAGTATACGTTGTGGGGGGAGCACATGCAATCGCTGCTCTGGCATTTGGAACAGAAAGTATAAGACCTGTCGATAAAATAACGGGTCCGGGAAATGTTTATGTTGCAGAGGCGAAAAGGCAGGTCTTTGGATATGTTGGAATTGATTCTATTGCGGGACCTAGTGAAGTTGTTGTTATGGCTGATGATAGCGCTAATCCCGAATATATAGCGATAGATATGTTATCACAGGCAGAACATGATCCATTATCAAAAGCTATTTGTGTAACGATAGATAATGAAAATGCTGAGAGAATCTGCAAGTCTATTGATAAATTTTTACAGGAAATTGAAAGAAAAGAGATTGCATCTAGGTCAATTACAGAGAATGGGGCGATTGTAAAAGTAAAGAGTTTGGAGGAAGCTATCGAGATAGTCAATGCCATTGCTCCGGAGCACCTTGAGCTACATCTAAAGGATGCTGATTCTATACTGCATCGCATAAAAAATGCTGGAGCTGTATTTATTGGAGATGAGACTCCTGAGCCCATTGGTGATTACTGGGCTGGAACAAATCACGTATTGCCCACAGGTAGAAGTGCTCGTTTTTCTTCGGGATTATCTGTGAGAGATTATCTAAAATGGATAAATTATCTGCATTGTGACAGGAGCAGATTAGCTGCTGATGGAGAGAAGATAATTAAATTGGCAGAGCTTGAGGGACTTACCGCTCATGCAAAGGCAATTAAAGTTAGGTTGATGAAATGA
- a CDS encoding ATP phosphoribosyltransferase, translating to MILRLGLPKGSLQESTFELFRLAGFRFRVSARSYFPVCDDNEIEAILVRAQEMAKYVEKNVLDAGLTGLDWIIESGADVVEVCELVYAKSSFSPVKWVLAVPNDSPIQSVYDLNGKRIATEAVNLTKRYLEKKGVKAEVEFSWGATEVKAPRLVDAIVELTETGSSLRANNLRIIDTVLESTTRFIANKESYMDKKKKRKIDNIALLLQGAIRAKEKVGLKFNIRKDKVEEIKKFVPAMKEPTISPLLDKDWVALEVIVDEKVVREIIPQLKDYGATDIIEYPLNKVIY from the coding sequence ATGATATTAAGACTTGGTTTGCCAAAAGGTAGTTTGCAAGAAAGCACATTTGAATTATTCAGGCTGGCAGGTTTTAGGTTTCGTGTAAGTGCTAGAAGCTATTTCCCTGTATGTGATGATAATGAGATAGAGGCAATACTTGTAAGAGCTCAGGAGATGGCTAAGTACGTTGAGAAAAATGTTCTTGATGCAGGTCTAACAGGTCTCGATTGGATAATTGAATCTGGGGCTGATGTAGTTGAGGTATGTGAACTTGTATATGCCAAAAGCAGTTTCTCTCCTGTTAAATGGGTGCTTGCTGTGCCGAATGATTCACCGATTCAGTCTGTATATGATTTAAATGGCAAAAGAATTGCTACAGAAGCGGTAAATCTTACAAAGAGATATCTGGAGAAAAAGGGTGTAAAAGCCGAGGTAGAATTCTCATGGGGGGCAACAGAAGTGAAAGCCCCAAGATTGGTAGATGCTATTGTCGAATTGACAGAAACTGGATCGTCCTTAAGAGCTAACAATTTGAGAATAATCGATACAGTCCTTGAATCTACTACGAGGTTTATTGCTAATAAAGAATCATATATGGATAAAAAGAAAAAAAGGAAAATTGATAACATAGCTCTTCTATTACAGGGGGCAATAAGGGCAAAGGAAAAAGTAGGATTAAAATTCAATATCCGAAAAGATAAAGTTGAGGAAATAAAGAAATTTGTACCTGCAATGAAAGAACCAACTATATCTCCTTTACTTGATAAAGATTGGGTAGCTCTTGAAGTGATTGTAGATGAGAAAGTTGTTAGAGAAATTATACCACAATTGAAAGACTACGGAGCTACCGACATTATCGAGTATCCTTTGAATAAAGTTATATATTAA
- a CDS encoding lytic murein transglycosylase: MRKNKIIILAIKIVVIIAITTHLLLINSHDSVGSSRGEIPPAYSNLINQLEKEGFHRDFLINLYSDPRVEFYEQSIYKNIIDNVSSYVSDIYREKVQIYDIDDFIREYDDYLKAAEERFNVEKETIVAILFTETKLGKIIGKYPVFNVLSSLAVASEPKNLQKIEHYVNIKYHYYDYDTRQQVIRKLKERAIERSNWAKSELVSLLKLHLTTKIDALSLVGSYAGAFGLPQFMPSSMIKYGVDGDNDGDIDLYSYPDAIMSVANFLSNSGWSKHHVNKRRALLRYNYSSRYVRRVLNLASLLNKRY, translated from the coding sequence ATGAGGAAGAATAAAATAATAATACTTGCCATAAAAATAGTCGTAATAATAGCGATCACTACGCATTTATTGTTAATTAATAGCCATGATTCTGTCGGTAGCAGTAGAGGAGAAATACCTCCTGCATATTCAAACTTGATTAATCAGCTAGAAAAGGAAGGTTTCCACAGAGACTTTTTGATTAATTTATATTCCGATCCAAGAGTAGAATTCTATGAACAATCGATTTATAAAAATATTATCGATAATGTCTCTAGCTATGTTTCAGATATATATAGAGAAAAAGTTCAAATATATGATATTGACGATTTTATACGTGAATACGATGATTATCTAAAAGCTGCTGAAGAAAGGTTTAATGTTGAAAAAGAAACAATCGTAGCAATACTTTTCACAGAGACGAAACTCGGGAAAATAATCGGCAAATATCCTGTTTTCAACGTTCTCAGCTCATTAGCCGTAGCAAGTGAGCCTAAAAATCTACAAAAGATAGAACACTACGTAAACATAAAATACCATTATTATGACTATGACACTAGACAACAAGTAATAAGAAAGTTAAAAGAAAGAGCAATAGAACGTAGCAATTGGGCGAAAAGCGAGCTTGTCTCTCTTCTGAAACTTCATTTAACAACAAAAATTGATGCCCTTTCTCTAGTGGGCTCATATGCTGGGGCGTTTGGTTTACCTCAATTTATGCCATCAAGTATGATAAAATATGGAGTTGATGGTGATAATGACGGAGATATAGACCTATATTCCTACCCCGATGCTATCATGAGCGTAGCAAATTTCCTAAGTAATTCCGGGTGGAGCAAACATCACGTCAACAAAAGGAGAGCCTTGCTCAGATATAACTACAGCAGCAGATACGTCAGACGCGTTCTTAACCTCGCTTCTTTATTAAACAAAAGATATTAA